A window of Cohnella herbarum contains these coding sequences:
- a CDS encoding glycoside hydrolase family 32 protein: MKEFFYRPENAWVGDVIPYYEDQEFKLFYLHGWRENYREGLDNGWHLITTNDFCNYREYGAINVLGGTGHVIKVGLIYHLFYCIFPEGKQLVCHAIGTDLMNWTPIPEDTFSADNEIYEMSDWRDPFVFWNEEDGQYWMLLAAMAKGPSNRKGCVALLTSPDLRKWSYREPLYAPNIHVGAHECPEMFRMGEWWYLVYSNYTDRFATFYRMSRSANGPWITPKFDTFDGRAYYAAKSASDGQKRYLFGWNPTKNDDLFGWNPPKYVGKDYDTWDWGGNLVVHEIIQRPDGTLAVKVPDSVNKAFAVEQPLHLEWITGTWTSSSLEYACESPYAFAASLSQEDLPDRCKVSMEIRFSEHTQGTGIMLRAGRGLDFAYYIALEPQRNRVTFRGPIMQSEDGGKTFPYEVELERPIELLPDQDYKLQIFIDGSICEIYVNGEVAMSARMYDIERGKLGLFVSQGNAQFKQVKVETIRG; the protein is encoded by the coding sequence ATGAAGGAATTTTTTTATCGTCCTGAGAATGCTTGGGTCGGAGACGTGATCCCCTATTATGAAGATCAAGAGTTTAAGCTATTTTATCTTCACGGTTGGAGAGAGAATTACAGAGAAGGTTTGGATAATGGTTGGCATTTGATAACAACGAACGACTTCTGTAATTATAGGGAATATGGGGCTATTAATGTACTTGGAGGAACGGGGCACGTTATAAAAGTCGGGCTTATCTATCATTTGTTCTATTGTATTTTTCCCGAAGGAAAGCAGTTAGTCTGCCATGCAATCGGAACGGATCTCATGAACTGGACGCCGATTCCAGAGGATACTTTCTCCGCGGATAATGAGATTTACGAAATGTCTGACTGGAGGGATCCCTTCGTATTTTGGAACGAAGAGGATGGGCAATATTGGATGCTTCTTGCCGCAATGGCTAAGGGACCTTCAAATCGCAAAGGGTGCGTAGCATTGCTGACGTCACCGGACTTGAGGAAGTGGTCTTATCGTGAGCCCCTCTATGCTCCGAATATTCATGTAGGGGCCCATGAATGCCCGGAAATGTTTCGGATGGGAGAATGGTGGTATCTAGTATACTCTAACTACACAGACCGTTTCGCCACCTTCTACCGCATGAGCCGCTCGGCGAATGGTCCATGGATCACGCCAAAGTTCGATACATTCGATGGTCGGGCATATTATGCGGCAAAGTCGGCTTCGGACGGGCAAAAGCGCTATTTGTTCGGCTGGAACCCGACGAAGAATGACGACTTATTCGGGTGGAATCCTCCTAAGTACGTCGGTAAAGATTATGATACATGGGATTGGGGCGGAAATTTGGTTGTCCATGAGATCATCCAGCGTCCGGACGGTACACTTGCGGTCAAGGTTCCGGATTCGGTGAATAAGGCATTTGCAGTCGAGCAGCCGCTTCATCTGGAATGGATCACCGGAACGTGGACGTCTTCGTCTCTAGAGTACGCGTGCGAATCTCCATATGCATTTGCAGCCAGTTTGTCGCAAGAAGATTTGCCGGATCGATGCAAAGTATCGATGGAAATACGGTTCTCGGAACATACGCAGGGGACAGGCATCATGTTGCGTGCGGGGAGGGGACTGGATTTTGCATACTATATCGCGCTTGAGCCACAGCGAAATAGAGTTACATTTCGAGGACCAATCATGCAGAGCGAGGATGGGGGCAAGACTTTCCCTTACGAGGTTGAATTAGAACGTCCGATCGAACTATTGCCCGACCAAGACTATAAACTTCAAATCTTTATCGATGGCTCAATCTGCGAGATCTATGTCAATGGGGAAGTTGCAATGAGCGCAAGAATGTACGATATCGAACGAGGCAAGCTTGGTTTGTTCGTTAGTCAGGGAAATGCTCAATTCAAACAGGTGAAGGTTGAGACGATCAGAGGTTGA
- a CDS encoding LacI family DNA-binding transcriptional regulator, whose amino-acid sequence MNAGIKEVAEAAGVSIATVSHVVNSTRFVSEKTKSKVFRAMEQLDFRPNAVAQSLRSQKSNTIGLIVPMLPSDTSNFFFMTIVQGIQKTLKQHGYQLLLSNNATEELEEEKEQIKLFNSKLIDGLIIASIADDASYLNDTVRSHYPVVFIDRKSEGYPGDYVLADGFGGSLKAVQSILDKGHEKIGFITGTLGISTSNERLEGYKKALADRGIAFDPSLMREANASFENGYECAKELIASSDITALFVANNVLTMGVVAYLQEQKIKMPEELAVIGFDDYDWTKITTPPLSVIRQPSFEIGVKAAEAMIQRIENSDKHEGIEYRLPTTLIMRGSC is encoded by the coding sequence ATGAATGCCGGCATCAAAGAGGTGGCGGAAGCCGCTGGAGTATCCATCGCAACCGTTTCCCACGTGGTGAACAGTACAAGATTCGTATCCGAAAAGACGAAATCGAAAGTGTTCCGCGCCATGGAACAGCTTGACTTCCGTCCCAACGCAGTTGCCCAAAGCTTGAGAAGTCAGAAGTCCAACACGATCGGCCTGATCGTTCCAATGCTTCCTTCTGATACTTCGAATTTCTTCTTCATGACGATTGTGCAAGGCATTCAGAAGACACTGAAACAGCATGGATATCAATTGCTGCTTAGCAACAACGCTACGGAAGAACTCGAAGAGGAGAAAGAGCAGATCAAGCTGTTCAATTCCAAATTGATCGACGGGTTGATTATCGCGTCCATTGCCGATGATGCGAGTTATTTGAACGACACGGTCCGCTCCCATTACCCGGTTGTGTTTATTGACCGAAAGTCTGAAGGCTATCCTGGCGATTACGTCTTGGCTGATGGCTTCGGAGGTTCGTTGAAAGCGGTTCAATCAATATTGGATAAAGGGCATGAAAAAATAGGCTTCATTACGGGCACACTAGGAATATCCACGAGCAACGAACGATTGGAAGGATACAAGAAAGCATTAGCCGATCGCGGCATAGCGTTCGATCCGTCGCTTATGAGGGAAGCGAATGCAAGTTTTGAAAACGGATACGAATGCGCAAAAGAGCTTATTGCCTCATCTGACATTACCGCTTTATTTGTGGCCAACAACGTGTTGACCATGGGGGTTGTGGCATACCTTCAGGAGCAAAAAATAAAAATGCCGGAGGAACTAGCCGTCATCGGATTCGACGACTACGATTGGACGAAAATTACGACTCCTCCGCTATCGGTAATTCGACAGCCTTCGTTTGAAATCGGCGTAAAGGCGGCCGAAGCGATGATTCAACGAATTGAGAATTCGGATAAGCATGAAGGGATCGAGTACCGCCTTCCAACGACACTGATTATGCGAGGCTCGTGCTAG
- a CDS encoding ABC transporter permease gives MQNRLKRIRVNWELYLLMLLPVTYFIIFRYMPMYGVQIAFKDFSAAKGVWDSPWIGFDHFVRFFESYNFDQVVLNTVYLSLLLLVIAFPIPILIALMLHQVTHQKLKKFMQTSIYAPYFISTVVLVGMVFVFLSPNSGIVNHIIMAFGGKPVMFMADSAWFRPIYVFTEVWQTTGFSSIIYLAALAGIDPSLHEAAVVDGANKWKRIRHIDIPGIMPTIVVLFVLAVGNLMNIGFEKAFLMQTNINVDTSEIIPTYVYKIGIQRAQYSFSAAIGLFNAVINLILLFIVNRAVKKMSGNGLF, from the coding sequence GTGCAAAATCGTCTAAAACGAATTCGAGTCAATTGGGAGCTTTATTTGTTAATGTTGCTTCCGGTCACCTACTTCATCATTTTCCGGTATATGCCCATGTATGGAGTTCAAATCGCATTTAAAGATTTTTCCGCAGCCAAAGGGGTTTGGGACAGCCCATGGATCGGTTTCGATCATTTTGTCCGTTTTTTCGAATCTTATAACTTCGATCAGGTGGTTCTAAACACCGTTTACTTAAGCTTGTTGCTTCTTGTCATCGCGTTTCCGATTCCGATCCTTATCGCGCTCATGCTGCATCAGGTAACGCACCAGAAGCTCAAGAAGTTTATGCAGACTTCCATCTACGCTCCATATTTTATCTCGACCGTCGTTCTGGTCGGCATGGTATTCGTGTTCCTGTCCCCGAACAGCGGTATCGTAAACCATATTATTATGGCCTTCGGCGGCAAGCCGGTTATGTTTATGGCGGATTCGGCTTGGTTCAGGCCGATTTATGTCTTTACCGAAGTGTGGCAGACGACTGGGTTTTCTTCCATCATCTACTTGGCTGCTTTGGCCGGCATCGATCCTTCTTTGCACGAAGCGGCAGTCGTGGATGGTGCCAATAAATGGAAGAGGATCCGGCACATCGATATTCCCGGCATTATGCCAACCATCGTGGTGCTATTCGTTCTAGCCGTCGGCAATCTGATGAACATCGGCTTCGAGAAAGCGTTTCTCATGCAAACCAACATTAATGTGGACACGTCCGAAATCATTCCGACTTACGTGTACAAAATCGGGATTCAGCGTGCGCAATATAGCTTCTCTGCGGCGATCGGTTTGTTTAATGCCGTTATTAATTTGATCCTGTTGTTCATCGTCAACCGGGCAGTCAAAAAAATGAGTGGAAACGGCTTGTTTTAG
- a CDS encoding carbohydrate ABC transporter permease: MKRKTASDVLFDITNYTLLIGFTLMILYPLYFILIASFSDPNQVSTGRVWLFPQGITFEGYERIFGNKEIWIGYRNSIVYAALSAFIGTALAIMAAYPLSRKDFYGRHVFMLFFAITLFFNGGLIPTYLQVRKMHMVDTIWPVILLTCVDAFVIIIARTFFQGLPEEIRESANMDGCTNLRYIWSFVLPLSKPIIAVLVLFAIVRQWNGFFDALIYLKDQSKFPLQLILRNILIENQPSGNLVADLQEAVEQQRIVGLIKYGLIIVAALPLLILYPFLQRYFVQGVFIGSVKG, encoded by the coding sequence ATGAAAAGAAAAACGGCCAGTGACGTGCTTTTCGATATTACAAACTATACGCTTCTCATCGGATTTACGCTCATGATTTTGTATCCGCTTTATTTTATTCTGATCGCTTCCTTCAGTGATCCGAATCAGGTCAGCACCGGCCGAGTTTGGTTGTTCCCGCAGGGAATCACCTTCGAAGGTTACGAGCGGATTTTTGGTAACAAAGAAATTTGGATCGGTTACCGGAATTCGATCGTGTATGCCGCCTTGTCGGCATTCATCGGCACCGCGCTTGCCATCATGGCAGCCTACCCGTTGTCGCGGAAAGATTTCTACGGCCGACACGTGTTCATGCTCTTCTTCGCAATCACCTTGTTTTTCAACGGAGGCTTGATCCCGACCTATCTTCAGGTTCGGAAGATGCACATGGTGGATACGATTTGGCCGGTCATTCTCCTAACGTGTGTCGACGCCTTCGTCATCATTATCGCGAGGACCTTCTTCCAGGGGCTTCCGGAGGAAATTCGCGAATCGGCGAACATGGATGGTTGTACCAATCTGCGATATATCTGGAGTTTCGTGCTGCCGTTATCAAAACCGATTATCGCCGTACTCGTGCTGTTTGCGATTGTAAGACAATGGAACGGATTTTTCGATGCGCTGATTTACCTTAAAGACCAAAGCAAATTTCCGTTGCAGTTAATCTTGCGCAACATTCTCATAGAGAACCAGCCTAGCGGGAATTTGGTTGCCGACCTTCAGGAGGCTGTCGAGCAGCAGCGGATCGTAGGTTTAATCAAATATGGCCTCATTATCGTCGCGGCGCTTCCGCTCTTGATCCTGTATCCGTTCCTGCAACGCTATTTCGTTCAAGGGGTGTTCATTGGTTCGGTCAAGGGCTGA
- a CDS encoding extracellular solute-binding protein, which produces MKRKSSLGLAGILGLTLVLSACSGSNDNNNSSPSTSASSAPSASAQASETAVGQFPLKEQITLKGVAKRPPLAPSDFNEQPLIKELEKNTNVHIEWDTTVDTDFIAKRNLLLASGSLPDFFFPSQFNDIELLKYGKEGTIVPLNDLIDKHMPNLKAILDRRSDIKAYITAPDGNIYALPVGEEIGSGQQVIGSQPNFLYINQEWLDNLGLQMPTTIDEFTNVLKEFKTKDPNKNGKADEIPLTYIDNFWTGDIGYLFGAFGVPDKTYRPNNFTFLDHLNVDNGKVTVSAQQEGFKQAAAYLHNWFKDGLVDLDAFTHDYDTYFARGKTPDETIGAMIWWDKNDVAGPERGKHWVHVPPFKDMVVEFSNGGDGLDRNGPAITRDNKNPEITAAWLDQFYAPEMAAQARFGPIGVWFEKDASGKLVQKQIENPGEFRQSSAVSNGIGLLLTDMTDKVGYIEPRAQERIDDISKYYLPQMQKEKFPNIFFTEEELEVIERLKPDISDYINKMRAKWLLGGGVENDWDKFQKTLDKMGVQELLKVHQAGYDRYIAAQK; this is translated from the coding sequence ATGAAAAGAAAATCTTCACTCGGATTGGCAGGCATCTTGGGTTTGACCTTGGTACTCTCCGCATGCAGCGGCAGCAACGACAACAACAACTCATCACCTTCGACAAGCGCAAGTAGCGCACCGTCGGCAAGTGCACAGGCATCCGAAACAGCCGTAGGTCAATTCCCGCTTAAAGAGCAAATTACATTGAAGGGGGTAGCAAAAAGACCTCCTCTCGCGCCTAGCGATTTCAACGAGCAACCGCTAATCAAAGAGCTCGAGAAAAACACGAATGTTCACATCGAGTGGGACACTACCGTAGACACTGACTTTATCGCGAAGCGCAACCTGCTGCTCGCTTCCGGCAGTCTGCCGGACTTCTTCTTCCCGTCACAGTTCAACGATATCGAGTTGCTGAAATACGGTAAAGAAGGAACGATCGTTCCGCTGAACGATCTGATCGACAAGCATATGCCTAACCTGAAAGCGATCCTTGATCGCCGTTCTGATATCAAAGCTTATATAACAGCGCCGGATGGTAATATCTATGCGTTGCCTGTCGGCGAAGAAATTGGTTCCGGCCAGCAAGTCATCGGTTCTCAGCCTAACTTCCTGTACATTAACCAGGAATGGCTCGACAATCTCGGCCTGCAAATGCCAACGACGATCGACGAGTTCACGAATGTCCTGAAAGAGTTTAAAACGAAAGACCCGAACAAAAACGGCAAAGCCGACGAAATTCCGTTGACCTACATCGACAACTTCTGGACCGGCGACATCGGCTATCTATTCGGCGCCTTCGGCGTGCCGGACAAAACGTACCGTCCGAACAACTTCACTTTTCTGGATCACCTAAACGTAGACAACGGGAAAGTTACCGTTTCCGCTCAACAGGAAGGCTTCAAGCAAGCTGCGGCTTACCTGCATAACTGGTTCAAAGATGGTCTGGTTGATCTGGACGCGTTTACGCACGACTACGATACGTACTTCGCTCGAGGCAAAACGCCGGATGAAACGATTGGCGCGATGATCTGGTGGGACAAAAACGACGTAGCAGGCCCCGAAAGAGGCAAACACTGGGTTCACGTTCCTCCGTTCAAAGATATGGTCGTGGAATTCTCAAACGGCGGAGACGGTCTTGATCGCAATGGTCCGGCTATTACGAGAGACAACAAGAATCCGGAAATCACTGCGGCGTGGCTGGATCAATTCTACGCGCCTGAGATGGCGGCCCAAGCGCGCTTCGGTCCGATCGGCGTATGGTTCGAAAAAGATGCCAGCGGCAAGCTGGTTCAAAAGCAAATTGAAAACCCGGGCGAGTTCAGACAATCCTCGGCGGTTTCCAACGGTATTGGTCTTCTCCTCACTGACATGACGGACAAAGTCGGTTATATTGAGCCGCGTGCGCAAGAGAGGATCGACGATATCAGTAAATACTACTTACCACAAATGCAAAAAGAAAAATTCCCGAACATCTTCTTCACTGAGGAAGAATTGGAAGTCATCGAACGTCTGAAGCCGGACATTTCCGACTACATCAACAAGATGCGCGCTAAATGGCTGCTTGGCGGCGGCGTGGAAAATGATTGGGACAAATTCCAAAAGACCCTGGATAAGATGGGCGTTCAAGAATTGCTGAAGGTGCACCAAGCCGGATACGACCGTTATATTGCAGCACAGAAATAA
- a CDS encoding GH32 C-terminal domain-containing protein produces the protein MYTDQGEHSLIASWSFDEGQGNKAWDIVSGKEDNITFALAKGRFQPPQHPVWRPGLSGTALSFDGYSTYIRRWSGEVGKPTDALSIAAWIAPRTYDIDHDHRLCPIVNQHNRDLRQGYVFGLYKHGSWSLQLGLGNEWVEVWCHDRPIPKNRWSFVAAVYDKGNGTLKLFLNGVEAASLTHPGAASISPCEADLLVGRHNEEAMLDGPFVKNHFDGLMDEVRIYSRSLRGEEVLHLYREALELHGGLIPEIPSEHLTISRELFSRDRHRPQFHLSPPGHWMNEPHAPIYYNGRYHLFYQSNPRGPFWQSIHWGHWVSDDLVHWRDLPPALAPEPGIDSDGIWSGSAALDENGVPALFYTAGNFNLNPDQCVALARSTFVEDGDPDLVRWVKRQTPLAVQPQGVEALPGMFRDPFVWKEDGRWIMLVGGGLIERGGTAFVYVSENMEDWIYKGTFCVSDFAKYPHLGTGWELPVLLPLKQGGRNTGKHVFLISPWGTGAKMIVHYWIGTYDAANLRFIPDDDEPRPIDVGDIHFTGPSGMVDPITGRSLLFTIAQGERTSELEYDSGWAHSAGMPVSLHLRNDGRLGVEPIREVEQLRDRLLLQLSDVSMDEANRRLQDIHGDLLEIDIVFQVGSANRYGVSVRRSPEGEEEIELFYDRLRERLGVDRNHSTLDSRERPNGIQEGSLELRGEPLHMRIFVDRSLIETYANGLKSLTTRTYPSRTDADGIRLFADAELRIESLRIWSMLPIFQP, from the coding sequence TTGTATACAGACCAAGGAGAACATTCTTTGATCGCAAGCTGGTCGTTCGACGAAGGGCAAGGAAACAAGGCATGGGACATCGTGTCCGGCAAAGAGGACAACATTACATTTGCACTGGCCAAGGGGCGGTTTCAGCCACCGCAGCATCCGGTCTGGCGGCCGGGATTATCTGGAACCGCCTTGTCTTTCGACGGGTATTCAACCTATATCCGCCGTTGGTCAGGTGAAGTAGGAAAACCAACCGATGCATTGTCAATCGCCGCTTGGATTGCGCCGCGTACCTATGATATTGACCATGATCACCGGCTTTGCCCCATTGTGAACCAGCATAATAGAGATCTTCGGCAGGGATACGTATTCGGGCTTTACAAACACGGATCCTGGTCGTTGCAGCTTGGACTGGGCAACGAATGGGTTGAAGTTTGGTGCCATGACCGGCCAATTCCGAAAAACAGGTGGTCGTTCGTGGCTGCCGTCTACGATAAAGGAAACGGCACATTAAAGCTATTTCTCAACGGAGTAGAAGCCGCTAGTCTGACCCATCCGGGGGCGGCAAGCATTTCTCCCTGCGAAGCCGATTTGCTCGTCGGGCGCCATAACGAAGAGGCGATGTTGGACGGACCTTTCGTCAAGAATCATTTCGACGGGCTCATGGATGAAGTCCGAATTTATTCCAGGAGCTTGCGAGGGGAAGAAGTACTCCATTTATATCGGGAAGCGCTTGAACTCCATGGGGGCCTAATTCCAGAAATTCCTTCGGAACATCTGACGATTTCGCGAGAGTTGTTCAGCAGGGACCGGCATCGGCCCCAATTCCATCTCAGCCCTCCAGGCCATTGGATGAATGAGCCTCATGCTCCGATCTATTATAACGGCCGTTATCATTTGTTTTATCAGTCCAATCCGAGAGGCCCCTTCTGGCAATCGATCCATTGGGGTCACTGGGTAAGCGATGATTTGGTTCATTGGCGGGATCTGCCGCCGGCACTCGCTCCCGAACCCGGCATCGATAGTGACGGTATTTGGTCAGGGAGCGCGGCGCTTGATGAGAACGGAGTTCCGGCGCTATTTTATACGGCGGGGAATTTCAATCTGAATCCCGATCAATGTGTAGCGCTTGCTCGAAGCACGTTCGTTGAAGACGGAGATCCGGATTTGGTCCGGTGGGTAAAAAGGCAAACGCCGCTCGCAGTCCAACCGCAAGGCGTCGAAGCGCTGCCAGGGATGTTTCGCGATCCGTTCGTCTGGAAGGAAGACGGGCGATGGATCATGTTGGTCGGCGGCGGTCTGATCGAACGGGGCGGTACGGCGTTCGTCTATGTCTCGGAGAATATGGAGGATTGGATTTACAAAGGAACGTTTTGCGTCAGTGATTTTGCGAAGTACCCTCATTTGGGAACTGGATGGGAATTGCCGGTCCTGCTGCCGTTGAAACAGGGCGGACGAAATACAGGCAAACATGTCTTTTTGATCAGCCCATGGGGTACCGGGGCGAAGATGATCGTGCATTACTGGATCGGAACGTATGATGCGGCAAATTTACGATTTATTCCGGACGATGATGAACCGCGACCGATCGACGTCGGGGATATTCACTTCACGGGACCGAGCGGCATGGTTGATCCGATCACGGGACGGTCACTGCTCTTCACGATCGCACAAGGGGAACGCACATCCGAATTGGAATACGACAGCGGATGGGCCCATAGCGCTGGAATGCCGGTTTCACTTCACTTGCGGAATGACGGCAGGTTAGGGGTCGAGCCGATCCGAGAGGTCGAGCAATTGCGGGACCGTTTGCTGCTTCAGTTGTCGGATGTGTCCATGGATGAGGCGAATCGGCGGCTACAGGATATCCATGGCGATTTGCTGGAAATCGATATCGTTTTCCAAGTCGGTTCCGCGAACCGTTATGGCGTGTCGGTTCGGCGTTCACCGGAAGGTGAAGAGGAAATTGAACTCTTTTACGATCGCCTTCGGGAACGGCTCGGCGTAGACAGGAACCACTCGACATTGGATTCGAGGGAACGACCTAACGGCATTCAGGAAGGTTCGCTGGAATTGCGTGGCGAGCCTCTGCATATGCGAATCTTCGTCGACCGATCCCTGATTGAAACCTACGCGAACGGATTGAAGAGCCTCACGACCCGAACGTATCCGTCCCGGACGGACGCGGACGGCATCCGGCTGTTCGCGGACGCGGAGCTACGAATCGAATCGCTTCGAATCTGGAGCATGCTGCCGATTTTTCAGCCGTAA
- a CDS encoding PfkB family carbohydrate kinase yields MLDVTSLGEVLIDFTPVGSSGNGNARFEQNPGGAPANVLAALSKWGKKTAFIGKVGDDPFGRFLTDTLEACGIQTSGVVRTEEASTTLAFVHLDKRGDRMFSFVRNPGADMLLTETDVDCSIVERSKIFHFGSISMTNEPASTATKKAVMIAKASGAVVSFDPNLRTALWNTLEHAKEKIRIGLTFADVLKISEEELVFITGTNDLVQGSQSIFREYGVRIILVTQAEKGCFVRNGDVAFSVPGFPADAVDTTGAGDAFLGGFLYQLLERGCRIDDLGEDELYAMTRFANAVGALATTKKGAIPAMPALTEIGEIMLTVNTQTKLDKYRPQFHFSPKSGWLNDPNGLVYFEGEYHLFYQHYPDKNVWGPMHWGHAVSKDLAHWEHLPIALAPDSNGNIFSGSAVVDWNDTSGFFDGGTGLVAVFTHADTYPDTEDDAYVIDGERVTGRPRQRQSLAYSKDRGRTWTMYEGNPVLADAEITDFRDPKVFWHDDAKHWVMVLVAGDHARFYASANLKEWTLTGKFGASEGSHAGVWECPDLFELPIDGNAENAKWVLLVSIGDDPESPEGSRTQYFIGHFDGHTFTNDLDPEEILWMDHGRDNYAAVTWSDVPKQDGRRLLIGWMSNWKYANHTPTVEWRSAMTIPRTISLTRTAEGIRMVSKPFEELSELRGEPISLPPGTYVAGERVLFDLSGNCYEIEAEFTWDDVTEFGLKVCRSDREETVIGFEATSGFLFIDRTRSGESGFHDTFPCKHGAALQTAGNRMKMRIIVDRSSVEVFAEDGLVVLTDLIFPDPSSMGVALYSKGGEVKVNTFVYYPLKSIHTESSMRSPTERKGMV; encoded by the coding sequence ATGCTAGATGTCACGTCGCTTGGAGAAGTCTTGATCGATTTTACGCCGGTGGGCTCGTCCGGCAACGGCAACGCGAGGTTCGAGCAGAACCCGGGCGGTGCACCCGCCAACGTACTAGCGGCGTTATCGAAATGGGGCAAAAAGACGGCTTTCATTGGCAAAGTCGGCGATGATCCGTTCGGCCGCTTTCTGACTGATACGCTGGAGGCATGTGGCATTCAGACATCGGGCGTTGTCCGAACCGAAGAGGCGAGCACCACGCTTGCTTTCGTTCATTTGGACAAACGCGGAGACAGAATGTTCAGCTTTGTGCGGAATCCGGGCGCGGATATGCTTCTAACCGAAACGGATGTCGATTGTTCGATCGTGGAAAGGTCGAAAATCTTTCATTTCGGCTCAATATCCATGACTAACGAACCGGCGTCAACCGCGACGAAAAAAGCGGTCATGATCGCAAAAGCGAGCGGGGCTGTGGTGTCATTTGACCCCAATCTGCGAACCGCGTTATGGAATACTCTTGAACACGCAAAAGAGAAGATTCGGATCGGATTAACCTTTGCAGATGTGCTCAAGATTTCGGAAGAGGAACTTGTATTCATCACCGGGACGAACGACCTTGTTCAGGGTTCCCAATCGATTTTCCGCGAATATGGCGTGCGTATCATTCTGGTCACACAGGCGGAGAAGGGCTGCTTCGTAAGAAATGGAGACGTTGCGTTCTCTGTTCCCGGATTTCCGGCGGATGCGGTGGATACGACAGGTGCAGGGGACGCTTTTTTGGGCGGATTTCTGTATCAGCTGTTGGAAAGAGGCTGCCGGATCGACGATCTTGGCGAAGATGAACTCTACGCCATGACTCGCTTCGCCAACGCGGTCGGAGCCCTAGCCACGACAAAGAAAGGCGCAATCCCGGCGATGCCAGCATTAACAGAAATAGGAGAGATTATGTTGACGGTGAATACGCAAACGAAACTAGACAAATATAGGCCTCAATTCCACTTCAGTCCTAAGTCGGGTTGGTTAAACGATCCGAACGGGCTCGTCTATTTCGAAGGAGAATATCATTTGTTTTACCAGCATTATCCCGATAAAAACGTGTGGGGACCGATGCATTGGGGACATGCGGTAAGCAAGGATCTAGCTCATTGGGAACACCTTCCAATTGCGCTGGCACCGGACAGCAACGGAAATATCTTCTCTGGCAGCGCCGTCGTGGACTGGAACGATACAAGCGGCTTCTTCGACGGTGGGACCGGACTTGTCGCTGTCTTCACGCATGCGGATACGTATCCGGATACCGAAGACGACGCCTATGTAATCGACGGAGAGCGGGTTACCGGACGGCCAAGGCAGAGACAGAGCCTCGCTTATAGCAAGGATAGAGGCCGAACGTGGACGATGTACGAAGGTAATCCGGTGCTTGCCGACGCCGAGATCACGGATTTCCGTGATCCGAAGGTGTTTTGGCACGACGATGCAAAACATTGGGTAATGGTGCTGGTTGCTGGCGACCATGCCCGATTCTATGCGTCCGCGAATTTGAAAGAGTGGACACTCACCGGTAAATTCGGAGCGAGTGAAGGTTCACACGCAGGCGTCTGGGAATGTCCCGATTTGTTCGAACTTCCCATCGACGGCAATGCCGAGAACGCGAAGTGGGTGTTGCTTGTCAGTATAGGCGACGATCCAGAATCCCCCGAAGGTTCTCGAACTCAATATTTTATTGGCCATTTCGACGGACATACGTTCACGAATGATTTGGATCCGGAAGAGATCCTGTGGATGGACCACGGACGGGACAACTATGCCGCCGTCACATGGTCAGATGTACCCAAGCAGGATGGCCGCCGTCTTCTCATCGGCTGGATGAGCAATTGGAAGTACGCGAATCACACTCCGACCGTGGAATGGCGCAGCGCGATGACGATCCCGCGTACGATCTCCTTGACAAGGACGGCGGAAGGCATACGTATGGTTTCGAAGCCATTCGAAGAGCTGAGCGAATTGCGGGGCGAGCCAATATCGCTGCCTCCCGGGACATACGTGGCGGGAGAGCGGGTGTTGTTCGATCTTAGCGGAAACTGTTATGAAATCGAAGCGGAATTCACTTGGGACGATGTGACGGAATTCGGGCTTAAAGTTTGCAGGTCCGACCGAGAGGAGACGGTGATCGGTTTCGAAGCTACATCGGGTTTCCTGTTTATCGACCGTACACGTTCCGGCGAGTCCGGCTTCCACGATACATTCCCGTGCAAACACGGAGCTGCTTTGCAAACGGCAGGGAATCGGATGAAAATGCGCATTATCGTCGACCGTTCGTCTGTCGAAGTGTTTGCCGAGGACGGACTTGTTGTACTAACCGATCTTATTTTCCCTGATCCATCCAGCATGGGGGTAGCGCTTTACAGCAAAGGCGGGGAGGTGAAGGTAAATACCTTCGTCTATTATCCGCTGAAGTCCATTCATACGGAATCAAGCATGAGGTCACCTACTGAGAGAAAAGGAATGGTATAG